GCAGCCATAAAAGGTGAGGCCAATGGGACCAGAGGAGCTGACTGGGACTAGTCCAGAAAAGAGCCATGTAAggggtcggactcacccctgtggcgcctcctgctggttctCCGGGGAATCAGCTCAGTCCAGCCCAGAGCGccttctgcaggccggtgatccgccttgtcgttcgtactggcccccgtgtccctcccaggaccccagtgccccttgctctgggtgctgccccctggcagtacccccacacgctgggtctcccctcccaggggaaccctcgcccactaaccccacctcgcctcaggataaggccactgccagtctccaactagcccccactccctggggcagactgcagtatcggccacgcatcatcggcaaggttgggtttggacctgctgccttggcctagccctgggctgccctctgcaacccccagtacccattGGCCTTctcctggggctttccaggctggagctccccagctcctcagcctttccccagccctgttccactcaggtaccctgtgtctagctccctgcagccaggcccttctctctctgggtgcagagagagactctgtgtctgagctcctggctccctgcctttatagggacagctgagtctgtttggggtgtggccccagctgcagccacttcccccgaatcagctcagccttccctgccccagccttctcccagggctgttccaaacccctcagggcaggagcgggtaaccaccccgctacaagccaGCTCaggcactccctatccgtggtcCCAtgaagtcacgggacctcctggtcaacttcctcttggccctggctaaactggccatctataaaaccagggagaggaggttggccgatggaggctcctgtgactgtggggcctgtttccgatcctctgtccgttcacgtatccgggcagagttcctctgggcggcgtccactggctcccttgatgcctttgaggagcagtgggcgctgtccggggttctctgctcggtgtccccgtcaggttcccttcttttgaccctttaatcgcactcctgtccctgtttttacattagttgtcccccgtaatcatttgggttttaggtcctgtgggtcctccccttaggctggggggaggatcctttagcagtgggcgggcttagAGTTCCCTTCAtttagccctgtgacctcactcctgttcctgttattacattagttgtcccccgtaatcagtTGGTTTTCGGGTCCTGTAGAtcttccccttaggctggggggggatcctttcgcaaagcccgcccacttcccggaacccaataagTACAAGCCAGCTCACTGTGGGAGGAGAATCAGAGCTGCAGAGTAACGGTACTAATGCGGGGAGTCAAGGAGCAATGGCCCAAGGTGAAGGAAGGAAAAACTTAGGCTGAGcattgtggggagagagaggttcTTAGCAGCCAGGGCAGTGGAACGGACTCCCCCTGGGAGGGCTTGAGGCTGCAGAGACTGATTAGAGAAGGGGTCGGTGGGGAAGGATGTAGTGGCTGGCCCTGCAGAGAGCAGGGTTGGGCTGGGTGATCCAGTAGTGACTCTAAGACCAGCATGCAGGGGGTTACAGTGTTCCAGCCCATTTATTTTGATCATGTTCCATGGTGTTAAAATAGATCAGCACCTGTATGTTCAAGACGTTGCTTAGGCAGAGCCAGGACACACCAGTGGGTCAGTTGGTCTCTGCTCTCTCTGCattggagcttgataaatttaagAATGAGATTGTATGGGGCTGCCTgtgatgacccaggaggtcctttTCAGTCCTGTTATCTTATGATTTGTCTTTGCATCTGTGAGTTCGTCCTTGTTCCTCGCCATCGTATTTCTTTACCCATTGATGGGTTGGGATGGGACTGCTATGGGCTTTGGCCACCCATGACGGGGTAACTGCATTCCTGCTCTTTTAGGGTCTCCCTAGCCTGTAGGCTAACCCCCCGCTAGGGACAGCATGTGGAAACAGGGCTTGCTAATGCGAGATGCGGACTCAAGGTCAGTGGTTGGACTCCAGCCCAGGATGGAAGGGACCAAAAGTTGTTGCCATCTGCAAGCTGTTTGGTGGCCTCTCCGGTTCCCAAAGGGCAAGTGCCCACATCACCCTCTTGATAGTCTTAGGAGACCAACACAGGAGTGAACGGGCCATGGAAACCGATCTCCCCTCTGCCCACTAGAGGGAGTTCCCAGGGTTCCTTGGTAGGGCAGCATCAGGGGATTCTTGCGCCACTGCtacttttcctggctctgctcccCGTGAATAGGTGAGTTCAGTCTTCAGGGCTGTCGGGCCTGGGCCTTTCACTAGAGCTTGTGAAAGGGAAGAACTGAAAACTTGCTGCCTCATTTCTGTTCTGGTAACTCTGCCATCCTGAccatccttcccctgcccctttgGTTTCCCTACAGTACTCGCAAGCCTCCACGGTGCTCTCTGTGGGAGGGATTCGGCAGCAGTTCTCCTTGCCAGAAAACATCCAGATGTCCCTCTACTCAGCGTTCTTCCTGCGCACGATCAACGTACGTCACACTGGCCAAGGATGGAAGGGAGGCGCTAGGGCCTTGACTCTCCAGGGGCCTCAACGCCTGCAAGCTCCGTGCTAGAGAGAGTTTGGAGTCAGGAGGCTTAGGGGAGCTACAGGCATGCTGAACCCCCTTGTCGCCATGGCTGCAGGTGGAGCGTAGTATGGTTCACTTAATTAGCTGCGTGTGTGACAATGTATTCATCGCTGCATTGATTGTACCTGCTTGTGGACCTGAGTCTGCTGctcgctggtgtaaatctggagttgctctggatttacaccagtgtctcAGATTGCTATTTGACCCTGTGTCTCTTCTGGAAGAGAATGATCAGTCAGTGGCCTATGCTTAGTAATACCTCTTGCTTTCTGTTGTTCTTTGTATGCTGAAGCACTGAACAAACAGTACCCAGGCCACACTCTACATGGCCACGCAAAGGACCTGGGTTCGAGTCTCATCTTCGCTCCCAAGCTGACAAGTGCTGGGAAATGTGCGTGGGTGATGCTGTCAATCGCTAGGGAGACTGAGGGGGCCTATGCAGCTTGTCAGCGACCCCTCTGGCAGAGCGAAAAGCCGCACTGAGGGGCTCCAAGGGCGGTCTCTAGCAGAGGAGGACAAGTCACTCTGAGGGGGTTGCCAAACCAGAGCAGCTCCTCCATTTTATGGGGAGATAATGCAGTGATGGTCTCTTGAATGGGTCCCAGGTCTTTCTCCCTCTGCGTCTGCCTGAATCAGATCAGTGACTGGAGTGTTGACAGGTGCTCTCTGTCCCCAGGAGCATTTGGGGGTTGTGAACGAGCCGCCCATAGATATTCAGTTTAACCACTCGGGGTACCTCTTCCTGGCCTCGGAAGACAGAGCTGTGGTGTTGGAGGAGAACGTGCGCATTCAGAGGTACAGCCCCTCGGCGGGTGAAACAGTGGGAGCTGGGAAGCGAGGCCGTGGATGTAGCGGCTGATATTGGCCAGCCGACCTTGTAGCAAACAGCCCACGCAGTTACCCTTGGAGCAGAGCCAGGCTTGGGCTCCTGGGGCAGAGGACAGCTAGGGCTACTGCCTTTATTGCCACACCAGTTCAGAAGTATTGAACTCCCTTCAGCTCTGCAGAGGTGAAGCCTCCAGCATCTGCATGCAGGGGCAGCTGCCATCACTCTGTCCCTTGCTGTTCTAGTTTGGGGTTTTCCCATGTTCTGTGAGACCTctgccccccctcacccagctttgctactgcaccccaaccctggcctgcccacccctccctgcTAACCTCAGCCTTGGGCCTCTCCTGAGATGGTGGTGCTTCCCTAAAGGCCAGGATGAGAGGCCACTAAATTATTCCTTTTCCCATGTGTTCAAAGCCGCTAGAGCCCAGATCTTTAGATGGGAGGGGCTTGTGCATTAGCCCCTTGCCCTACCTGAGCTCCCCTCCTGCCCGCACTCCCCACCAGCCCTCCCGCAGAGTGAGATTTGACTAGAGGTGCTGGACCCTTGGCACTGAGCAGCCCTGGGTCGCACAAGGTCCCACTGGCATACGCTCCCTGGCAATGAACCGAGATGGTCACAAGTCCTGTGTGAACAGGTGGGTCTTGCCTGGCCCTTTGAAGGTAGCTGGATTTGGCCATTTCCAGTGGTAaccaaggggagcagtgagggcagaaaacctaacttgtttcaagactgagcctgATACGTTTATGGCGGGGGTGGTAcgatgagactgcctacagtggcacgtagccgatctgcgactgctagcggcaaatatctccaatggctggtgatgggacactagattgtggggagagggggcctcTAAGTTACTGCagcaaattctttcccaggtgtctggctggtgagtcttgcccacatgctcagggtctgactgatcgctatatttggggtcaggaaggaattttcccctgagtcaaattgacagagaccctgggagtttttctccttcctttgcagcatggggcacgagtcatttgctggtttaaactagtgtaaatggtggattttctgtaactggGAGGCTTTAAGccattatttgaggacttcagtaactcagccagaggtgaggggtctattacaggagtgggtggatgaggttctgtggcctgcaatgtgtaggaggtcagactagatgatcacgatggtcccttctggccttaaagtctgaggcTATGGATAGCGATTTCTGTAGCCAGGGGCCTTCTACTGAGAATGCCCCAGTGTGAAGGTCACAGGGGCTGGGGTCTCCAGCTGAAGAGGAGCAGGAAGAGAGATGGGCTTGAGCCAGCTGAGACCTAGCACACGAAGGGCTTTAGGGATGAGGAGCCTTGTACCATTAGCATGGGGAGGAGatctggagagagagaagcagaactgctaggtggggcagggtgaggaAACTTTCAAGTCACAGAAAACATCCtgggtttcctttttttttttttttccccctagtggTTATGCTCCATTCTCTCCAGATCTTCTCCCACGTGTTTCCTAACAATAGGTGTATCAGGACTAAAACCAGCATGTTCTGATGTATATTTAATGGCTTTTCAGGACCGAAGGAGCTGAGGTCTCCCTTCTGTCACCAGCACAACTGAAGAAGAAGTATCCCTGGATAAATACCGATGGTGTGGCTGTGGCATCCTACGGTATCTAAATGCTAGACCCCTGCCCACCCCATGGGAAAATGTAACTCCCTTTGCACTTCAGTCTCTCTAAATATTAGAGaagtaaaatgaaaaagaaaatgtaatggaTGTCTCTGAAACTACAGAAGGAACTGAAAAGACCAGGTTTCATTACAAAGGCCAATCCTGCTCTTAGATATTAAGTGCAAAACCACACTTAAATGCCATGTTAGGGCTGAAAAATCAAAGTCCAAAGTAAGAAAGTGCCAAAAATTAAGGTTTCTGATAAATATTTAACCCAGCTTGTTACGTCTTGTCTGTTTCATGGCACACCTCTAATAATAAAACCAACAGTACAACAGGGCTTTCATTTAACAAGGCAGATGGGAATACCATTAAGAATGTATGTACAATATGGCCATGTAAATGtaacttttgggtgcttgatttctCAATTGTACATTAATATtagttttttgtatttaatttccctGTTTTTTCCTCAGGGAAATAGAGGGGAGAAACTCAGCAATACTTTTTCTGACCTATCTGCAGAGAACACACTTAACTGAAGGCATCACCGCATCAGactggggaggggaaatagaaTTCAAATGCATTTGCCTAGAGATGCTGACGTTACACGTTCACGTCTCTAAAATTATCATACTGACTTCCTTCAAATTTGAATTGTTTTCCCTTCCCCATTGAGGTCTATAAATCAAGCCAAGTTTAAAATTTCTAGCTTCACCCACTTGAGTTATCTGAGCATAAAATCCTCAGTTGGAATGTGTGGGGAAAGTGTTTTATCTTCCTGGCTGCTTGACTTGGAAATAACAGGACTGATCTCATTCAAACACTCCAAACAAATTCATCTTTTGGATGAGATCAAAAATGGAACCATTCAGACCAATGAGAATTTGTTTGACaagactgaaaaacaaaaatggagGTAGAATGGAAGTTGGAATTCACCCTTCATTAAAGTGCTCGTTGCTGGGAACTGGTGTAACTTTTATGTAACTATACATTAAATACTTGTCTGTTGCTGAATGATACCtatatattaaagaaaaaaattgataCCTTAAGCAGCAACAAACCCTAGTTGGCCTAGCTACCTCACCTcctctataaaatagggataataatacatACCTGTCTGCATAGTGCATCTGCTAAACGCACAGGTATTTATGCACACACTTACCTTTGTGCTTGTGActaattctgttgacttcagtgaaacctTTCATGCATAGTGTTAAGCGGGAGCACAAGTATCTGTAGGATTGGGGCTGTACTTTGCAGGCATCCTACATTTAGGGAGGTTGAATGGTTGCTTCGTTCATGCCTGCTCTTCCATGTGTCCATTTCTTCTTTCTTTAGGCCTAGAAAATGAGGGTTGGTTTGATCCTTGGTCCCTCCTCAATGCCTTCAGGAGAAAAGCAATGTCCATGGGCGTCTGTCAGTGCTTCGGAGAAGTGATGTGTAAGTGAGCCCCTCTCACTGTTCGAGGCTGAAGTAGTATTGACTCCCCCTGTAGGGTTGTCACAGTACCATGTGCTGAGATCCTCTAAGCTAAGCAGCATTGGATCTGGTTATTACTTGGAAGGGAGCCCTCAAAGGAGCATGTAGGATTTCAAGTAGTAGCATTAGGGATTTGGTACTGATCTAGCAGGGACTTAGGGGTTGCTCAGCTGTTGTTGTGCTGCTATCTTTAAAGTAAGATGGGAAAATTAATACAGctgataaaatgaaataaatagctGCCAAAACCACTTAAGATCTTGTGAATTGGAAACATAAATGTGTAGGTGTCGTTCTGGAAATGTATTTTAGAAACAATTGAAAATTAATATCATTTGTTGGCCCAGATTGGAGTCCAGGATTCTGTTTCCCCTGCCACCGCTTAGTGGGGATGTCACAGACTCGAAAGCAGTGCGTGGAATGTAACTCTGTGCCCTGCTTTGGAAACCAGGGATTCCATCAGCTGTCGCGGGAGAAACAGAGCTCTGAGCTCAGGGCTTGGAACCAAAGCTTTTTACCTgccaaacatttaattaaaaaataaacagacaaaCCTGCCAAACTTTTTCTAGTCGCTTTCCTCATCTGCTCTTTTCAAATTATAGTAGATGAAGCATTGGAGAGTATCTCCTGTAAGGAACAATGCAGGCCTGTTCTCAGAGACTCACCTAAATGGTACCACACGGGACAGTCCATTTCTGATGTCTGCAATTCGAGGTTAAATTCCATGGCTGTCTATCTGAAGTACTGTGGAATGGGTAAATGAGCAGATGGGGATTAATGGAATAAGGACATAAagtctattcctagctctgccacaataTCAGtaagtgactttgggcaagtcacttaatctctgtgtctttatttctccatctgtaacatgAGGCTAAGGACAGTTACCTATCTTTGTAAAGCgttttgagatctatggctgaCCAGCACTGTATGAGAGCTAAGTATATTTACTGCACACAGCATCTAGCATACAATATCTCTGATGTATCCTTGGCCTTGGGTGGTTTAGCACACGTTAAATTTCTCAATAATCTGACTattgattcccctcccccccctttttcctGTGACTCACTCGTGAGCTGTGTGCCTGCCCATTACTGATCACTGTACGTTACGGATCAGTGAGCGAACACCATGACAGAGCAGGGATCATTAAATGTATTGAAAACAAATGAACAGCTGTTAGAGATTTTAGTTTGAATGGCTTATTGGAATTGTGTGCTAGCGAAGGGACTGTAGGCTATTCTCTAGCAGTGATGGGTAATTCTGCACTGCGGAGAGCTAGTCTTTGTGTATTACTTACAAGCTGTGCAGACTACCCAGTTGTGCCTGCTGCagcaggcccagatcctcagaggtatttgaAGGGAGTGAGCAAATTGCTGTTTGCTGCAtgttttttctgtttctctttccCAGCCTTTTCCATCTCTTCCCGAGAAATAATGACGCCTGAGGGGGAGCTGACCTTCTCCCGCATTAACTATGTCCGCGTAAGTAATCCCCCAGCGGTCTGGTCCCACTGGTAGTGTCGTAGCTCAAACAGGAGAGATCTGTGCTGGGTCCTGGGCTTGACCCTGCTGATCGCCTGTGTGGAAGAAAAATATCAGTTCATGTAATTAATGATGATATCCTAAGACATATGCACTAGGGGGCTGAGTTGGGGTCATACAGGTAACCCTGACCAGGGgatattttaacagtgagggtaattggcTATTAGAACAGCTCCTTGAGGGACGTGGTGGGTTCACCATTACTTGGAGTTTTTCAGATTGAGACTGGCTGTCTTCCAAAAAGCTCCACTGTAGCTCAgctgcaagtcacttagggcccgGTGCAGAAGTCACTGGGCGGAATCTCCTGGCCTGTGCTAcactggaggtcagactggataatAGCTGGTCCTTCTGGTCTTGAAATCCGAACACACCCCATAACTGAAAAGCTTTCTTCTCCTTTGTGTGGGGCCATGTGTCCGTGGGAGCCAGGGTATCAACACAGCAATACCTCCTAGTCCAAGAACCTAGGCAGTGGGTCTCCACAGGAGGTGAGACTCCAGGTTCTACTCCCACCTCTGCCATGGACTCATTGTGTGATGCTCCCTCTTTGCTTCATTTTCTccccactctccccctccccatgaggTAAATCACTAATATTATCTCactttaacagatggggaaagtgaggcacagagtgatgatGGGACTCACCCAAGACCACATTCTGAgtccgtggcagagccaggaagagaactggGTTCTCTTGCTGCCCAGCCTCATGCtataaccacaagaccatctttatCTCTCCTCACCGCTTCCTGCTCTCTAGCACCCTATGCACAGccactcctgccctcccccttctcttGCTCTGCCCCATGAAGCGGTGGCTCCCCAACATCTGTTTCCAGTGCAGGGTAATTCAGGGGGGCAGTTCCCCTCTTTATTCCATGGCACCCCTTCTAGTGTAGCCCTGTTGCTCTGCCTGCAGGCTGCCTGGAAAGCCTTCATGGGGCATCTGGCTCCCAGGGCTCTTTGGGGTCTATTAAGCTCACTGCTCTCCCTCTTGTGCCTTCCAGGTCCAAATGCCCAACAGTTTGGAGTACCAGCCAGTGGAGTGCTCCCTGGTGGTCAATGCAGCTGGTCCCTGGTCACAGAAGCTGGCCGAGATGGCCGGCATTGGGATCGGGCCACCCAACACCCAAGAAGGGATCAAGCTACCAGTGGAGCCCAGGAAAAGGTGCGGGTTAAATAACATGGCGTTGGCCAGTTGTAGAACTAGCACAGAGCGGGAGAGGTGACACAGGatccggggcgggcggggggctccGCAGGCTGAAGCCCTGGGAGGTCGGGCTCTGTGAGGCATGGGCATTGATTTGCACGTTCAGGTTTGATTCCTTTTCCGGGGGCTTCCATGTCTCCAGgaagggggtgggctggggaagaGCGTAGCTGGTTGGGCCAAGTGAAGCTTCAGCACTACAGTGTCTAGATTAAGCTGTGAAACGAGGTGCGTTCCCGCAGGGCGACTGCGCTGTGCTAGGGAATGTAGGTCGGCGAGAAATACCCTGCGCTCGGTTCTGTCGCTCTGGGAAGGTGGAAGAGCAGGAGCCTTGGAAATTGGGAAGGACTGGGAGGCTGGATTCTGACTGCCTGGCTTGGGCAAGCGCTGGCATAGTGCCCGGTGCTGTCCAGGAGGCTGATAAaaaggcagcccctgccccaaattgCTCGCACCCTCCAGAAACTTCTTCCCTGTGTCTGCTCTGGCTGCCAGGGCTCTGGCTGAACcccgggaaggggcgggggggtggggttggtgtTCAGTCCCTTAGCCAACTGACCCCGCCCCCGCTACCCCCAGGTATATCTTTGTGTGGCACTGTCCCGATGGGCCTGGCCTGGACTGTCCCATGCTGGTTGACACCACGGGGGCTTATTTCCGCCGGGAAGGCGTTGGAGGCAATTACTTGGGAGGCCTCAGCCCGGCAGAGGTGAGTCAGTCGGGGTCTCGAGGCAGTCGTAACCAGCGAATCATCTCATAaagggggaagtggggagggcTCAGCGGGGGAGCGATAGCCCcgtaattgggggaggggggggggggaggggagtgatgaCCCTATAGATAGGGGGTGAACTGGATTTGGTCACTTTAGACTGCGCCGACAGTCAGGATATGCCGTGATgcactgtgcccctcccccaaccccccacgtCTCACCCACAGCAGCGGGCAACTCACACCATCAGGCAACCTGGGTTCAGTTAAATGGGAACCAACCGAGGGGGAGAGTTTTTATTGCTCACCAGCGCCCTCTCTGGCTGATTGGAGTAGTGTTGATGAACTGCAGGGAGCACTCTGTCCTAGGAGGGAAAGGCTGCAGTGTAGGACTCGGGAGGGGGACGGTGTAATGGAAACGGCTTTTGGCAGATCCGAGTCTCCCCCCCCACTGactgagctgctctgctcctaCGCTGTCAGACACGGCCCTTGAGCACATGTAATCGGTCTCTttagagtgggggaatttttcaTGGGGCTTGGCAGCATCTCTCCAGTGTCGGGAGCAGATGCATCCACCCCATCTTTACAGAATCCCAATCTCACATGGGTACCattactccctccccccccccattcccgccCCGGCTCCTTGGGAGCTCTCAGCCCTGGAGCTTCACAGGAGCAGAAtggaaccagccctgcccccaccagcgtCCCCGGACGGTGACCTGCTCCCCTAGACTGGGCTCTGTAAGCCCACAGCCAGCACTTGTGCTGTTGCAGCACCAAAGCCCGGCTCCATCACGCTGCCATGCAAAACAGTGCTACTGTCTGAGCTGCCCCCCGAATGCCTGCTCTCGAACAGCCTCTCCCAGCTCAGGCTGCTAACAGGTAGCTCCCTGCTGAGCTCTGGCACTAGGGTTGTGGGTCGCTGTCTGTTTGGGGTACAAAGCCTCACTCTGGTCCCACCCCCCAGGAGGAAGAGCCAGACATCCAAGACCTGGAAGTCGATCACAATTTCTTCCAGGAGAAGATCTGGCCCTATCTGGCCCATCGGGTGCCAGTGTTTGAGTCCCTGAAGGTAACGGGCCTGCGCATCCCTGTGCTTGTTCACCTTGAGAAAAGAGGATGAGGACGTGAAcgtctctccctccctttccccgtCCTGGCTCAGAGAaccctggggaaggggaaggtttGCTGATGTGATCTGATGAGTAGCATGGCAGTGCAGGAGCGCCCAAGCTGGCAGAGCTACAGCAGCTCGTATCCCTGCGGCGGTATCAGGACGGGTGGCTGGTAGGGATGATAGGCCAGGtgagaggagagtggggagcTGCTTTAAAGTGACATCCCTGGGGATGGGAGGCCTCTGTCCTCACGCAAGCTTCCCCCTCACGCAGCCCTCCCCATGAGACACTCCTCAGGCGTGAGAGGTGAGTTTGGTTGGTCTGTTCATTCCTGGGcctccctgctggggctgccaACACAGGGAGTCAGTGCCAGGTGAGGGGGGTTTCCTGGTGGATAGGTCAGCCCCACTGGCCTGCAGGACCCTGAATG
The DNA window shown above is from Emys orbicularis isolate rEmyOrb1 chromosome 15, rEmyOrb1.hap1, whole genome shotgun sequence and carries:
- the FOXRED1 gene encoding FAD-dependent oxidoreductase domain-containing protein 1, whose amino-acid sequence is MIRAGCLCRGLGLLRPRPLPDPAGGSAPPSRRLHTGHPQRRDLFSDLGKEVVKFRKKLKDSLPGSDWNPVGTTKGLPPERADVVIVGGGVMGWSVAYWLKALEPQRDALRVVVIEKDPTYSQASTVLSVGGIRQQFSLPENIQMSLYSAFFLRTINEHLGVVNEPPIDIQFNHSGYLFLASEDRAVVLEENVRIQRTEGAEVSLLSPAQLKKKYPWINTDGVAVASYGLENEGWFDPWSLLNAFRRKAMSMGVCQCFGEVMSFSISSREIMTPEGELTFSRINYVRVQMPNSLEYQPVECSLVVNAAGPWSQKLAEMAGIGIGPPNTQEGIKLPVEPRKRYIFVWHCPDGPGLDCPMLVDTTGAYFRREGVGGNYLGGLSPAEEEEPDIQDLEVDHNFFQEKIWPYLAHRVPVFESLKVKSAWAGYYDYNTFDQNAVLGPHPLVENMLFITGFSGHGLQQSPAAGKVVAELILEGKFSTIHMEKFSFNRFVSGKQVLERNIV